From Theileria annulata chromosome 1, complete sequence, *** SEQUENCING IN PROGRESS ***, one genomic window encodes:
- a CDS encoding uncharacterized protein (Tap821d03.p1c.C.cand.72 - score = 29.22;~SMART pfam:ThiF (PF00899) at aa 119-255, E()=3.70e-49; pfam:MoeZ_MoeB (PF05237) at aa 294-397, E()=8.10e-13; pfam:Rhodanese (PF00581) at aa 437-538, E()=2.10e-02) translates to MLNFEDWKYLSINVDKYHKSSGCLKYSSDSTNNNNANDHKSDKEDDFNDYLLNKPKWPPKVNITNNINGVKRVSMCKSVELPYCSCMDSVTSKRYNSQYIALNDMSSNSHSDYIYRSISSCAVLVIGAGGLGSPLLQYLASSGIGLIGIMDGDVVELSNLHRQVIHDERNIGMNKALSAKNRILSINESVTILDITYDFFLNVKEAHEIIPLYDVIVDCSDNPQTKYLINDACLMYNKPFVVASCIKSQGQLMVFLPQTLTNVCEKDSDLNEKNDRMVSKVDRDTESGSIGSKLSGPCFRCICPEENNPSISYIKNACSLAGVLSSLPGVLGTIQATEVIKICGGLFDRCLSPGRMLIYNGQNPYSPFKTVELSRNRNCRSCGGGEIKLYMAPSEELKFNLDRDYLSISPSEFVNLYFNQLGKEFPIRIAVTDTSISVDEAGTEYRIAVIDVRPESHYYISHLTGSINWPVNTLINCNETSFSHTLSLLTGNWKDQNVLLLAICRKGNSSRIATEFMRKFLSKTVSYGKLGQVLCYSVAGGLQYLIQHFQLQMPHT, encoded by the exons ATGCTTAATTTTGAGGACTGGAAgtatttatcaattaacGTTGATAAATACCATAAATCCTCTGGATGCCTTAAATATTCCTCTGATTccactaataataataatgcAAACGATCATAAAAGTGATAAAGAGGatgattttaatgattatttattaaataagCCCAAGTGGCCTCCTAAGGTCAATATCACtaacaatattaatggTGTAAAAAGAGTTAGCATGTGTAAGAGTGTAGAATTACCATATTGCTCATGTATGGATTCTGTTACATCAAAACGATATAATTCACAGTACATCGCACTTAACGACATGAGTTCAAATTCTCACTCTGATTATATTTATCGCTCGATTAGTTCTTGTGCAGTCTTAGTTATAGGTGCAGGTGGTTTAGGCTCTCCTTTATTACAATATCTCGCTTCATCAGGGATtg GGTTGATAGGAATAATGGATGGCGATGTTGTGGAGTTATCAAACTTACACAG ACAAGTGATACATGATGAGCGTAATATTGGTATGAATAAAGCTCTTTCTGCCAAAAACCGTATTCTCTCAATTAATGAATCTGTAACTATACTAGATATTA CTTATGATTTTTTCTTGAATGTAAAAGAAGCTCATGAAATAATACCGTTATATGACGTTATCGTAGATTGTTCAGATAATCCACAGACTAA GTATCTAATAAATGATGCATGCTTGATGTATAATAAACCGTTTGTAGTTGCTAGTTGCATTAAATCTCAAGGGCAACTCATGGTGTTCTTGCCTCAGACCCTAACAAACGTCTGTGAAAAGGATTCAGATTTGAACGAAAAAAATGATAGAATGGTTTCAAAAGTTGATCGTGATACAGAATCAGGTTCAATTGGCAGTAAACTATCAGGGCCCTGTTTCAGATGTATATGCCCAGAGGAGAATAACCCAAGCATaagttatataaaaaacGCATGTAGCTTAGCTGGAGTTTTAAGCTCATTACCGGGAGTTTTAGGCACAATACAG GCGACTGAAGTGATAAAGATATGTGGTGGATTATTTGATAGGTGTCTTTCCCCGGGGAGAATGCTGATCTACAACGGACAGAATCCGTACAGCCCATTTAAAACCGTAGAATTATCAAGGAATCGCAATTGTAGAA GTTGTGGAGGAGGTGAGATAAAGTTGTACATGGCACCCTCTGAGGAGTTAAAGTTTAACCTTGACCGCGATTATTTGTCTATTAGTCCAAGTGAATTCGTTAATCTATATTTTAACCAACTAGGAAAAGAGTTTCCAATAAGGATAGCAGTTACTGACACATCAATATCAGTGGATGAGGCTGGAACTGAGTATAGAATTGCCGTAATCGACGTTAGGCCTGAATCACATTATTACATTTCACATTTAACTGGATCGATTAACTGGCCTGTTAACACTCTAATTAACTGCAATGAAACCTCATTTAGTCATACACTGTCACTACTAACCGGAAATTGGAAAGATCAGAATGTTTTGCTCCTGGCAATTTGTAGAAAAGGAAACTCTTCAAGAATTGCCACTGAATTCATGAGAAAATTTTTGAGTAAAACTGTTAGTTATGGAAAATTGGGTCAAGTTTTGTGTTATTCAGTTGCAGGAGGATTACAATACTTAATTCAACATTTCCAACTACAAATGCCGCATACCTAA
- a CDS encoding uncharacterized protein (Tap821d03.p1c.cand.25 - score = 14.28;~SMART pfam:ATP-bind (PF03029) at aa 5-233, E()=1.30e-70) — MVWFGQVVIGPPGSGKSTYCAAMQSKLVSKNRKCIVINLDPQVTLHELPYQPDINITNLINAEHVSNTLNLGPNASLLYCMEYLLENLDWLLEQISLHKDSYLLYDLPGQVELFIHHNALKDIISKLQSSNQRLVQMNLIDSTLCCDPFKYVASLLSSLSSQIFIQLPHINILSKLSLLREVEAEMAYRLEYYTEVQDLQSLIISLRYNFKLPNLQKFERFTSTLCEIIEDFNLVSFHTMDVQDDESIEFILSSADRAIGFIPFNHYDFRFNY, encoded by the exons ATGGTTTGGTTTGGACAAGTGGTAATTGGTCCTCCAGGGAGCGGAAAGTCAACGTATTGCGCCGCAATGCAAAGCAAACTAGTATCTAAAAATCGCAAGTGTATTGTCATCAATTTGGACCCTCAAGTTACATTACACGAGTTACCATATCAACCTGACATCAATATCACTAACTTAATCAACGCAGAACACGTCTCAAACACTCTCAATCTAGGACCTAACGCAt CGTTGTTATATTGTATGGAATATTTATTGGAGAATTTGGATTGGCTCTTGGAACAGATTTCACTACAtaaag ACTCATATTTGTTGTATGATTTGCCAGGTCAAGTTGAACTATTCATACATCATAACGCTCTCAAGGACATTATATCCAAATTACAATCCAGTAATCAAAGG TTGGTGCAAATGAATCTGATTGACTCGACTCTGTGTTGTGACCCATTTAAATACGTCGCATCGTTGCTCTCGTCGTTGAGTAGTCAAATATTCATACAACTGCCGCACATTAACATACTTAGCAAGTTGAGTCTTCTGAGGGAGGTGGAGGCTGAGATGGCGTACAGGCTTGAGTACTACACTGAAGTCCAGGACCTACAATCGCTGATCATATCGCTGAGGTACAACTTCAAATTGCCCAATTTGCAGAAATTCGAACGCTTCACATCAACTCTCTGTGAAATAATCGAAGACTTTAACCTCGTCTCCTTCCATACGATGGACGTCCAGGACGACGAATCCATCGAGTTCATACTCTCCAGCGCCGATAGAGCAATTGGATTCATACCATTTAACCATTATGACTTCAgattcaattattaa
- a CDS encoding uncharacterized protein (Tap821d03.p1c.C.cand.73 - score = 16.70;~SMART 1 transmembrane domain at aa 284-306; 2 pfam:MtN3_slv (PF03083) domains at aa 158-253, E()=1.80e-05; 326-413, E()=1.50e-05;~7 probable transmembrane helices predicted for TA16830 by TMHMM2.0 at aa 158-180, 201-223, 238-272, 284-306, 311-333, 364-382 and 386-408;~Signal peptide predicted for TA16830 by SignalP 2.0 HMM (Signal peptide probability 0.960, signal anchor probability 0.000) with cleavage site probability 0.901 between residues 16 and 17), which translates to MLILIIILVISKVIIADNVNLTDPKAEKPAQPQQPETKIIKIELNDSSSNANTNPSDGKGVQLEEIHDKTQSNTKDATVTPPPNKETIATITLNISNNEPKTIEIKNVDAQNTQTIQNQPKQSVPLQQQTVPPDQEQPQVVETLFTKIAKFITTDFRFLVKFGAVLSSGLTQMIPLNIILTIRKNNSTRNLKCLNFVTSAVSSLSWSLYGILSKNIILIISNFPGSFSSDNYSNKLHSYIYLILLVILSNYIYYGINVKCVGAIINLVGIWVFVKYCSDQNEKFILSVSSKISFVLCLILLVLYFILTSTTFLTVVGLIGGTYLVQTICYYLLSSLLAMSYLSPLFSFKEILESRNTSTMPTEISLGNFISSFFMFCYGFIIWDMLVIGPSFLGVISGLIQLTLLFLFPHSDRIIISEVEILEQPNNFRSMLAMDQEV; encoded by the exons ATgttaattctaataataatattagtaattagTAAAGTAATTATCGCAGATAATGTTAACTTGACTGACCCCAAAGCGGAAAAACCTGCACAGCCTCAACAGCCTGAgactaaaattataaaaatcGAGCTAAATGATAGTTCAAGCAATGCAAATACCAATCCAAGTGATGGTAAAGGGGTACAATTGGAGGAAATTCACGATAAAACCCAGTCAAATACTAAAGATGCTACAGTTACTCCTCCCCCAAACAAAGAGACTATAGCAACAATCACACTAAACATTTCCAACAATGAACCGAAGACCATTGAAATAAAGAATGTTGACGCTCAAAATACTCAAACAATACAGAACCAGCCAAAACAATCTGTACCGTTACAACAGCAAACTGTACCACCAGATCAAGAACAGCCACAAGTCGTCGAAACGTTATTTACTAAGATAGCAAAGTTCATAACTACTGATTTTAGATTTTTGGTAAAGTTTGGTGCTGTATTGTCTTCGGGTTTGACCCAGATGATACCACTCAACATTATTTTAACGATTAGAAAGAATAATTCGACGAGGAATTTAAAATGCTTAAACTTTGTCACTTCCGCCGTTTCTTCTCTTTCCTGGTCACTTTACGGCATTCTTTCCAAAAATATCATTCTCATTATAAGTAATTTTCCAGGTTCGTTTAGTTCAGACAATTACTCAAACAAATTACacagttatatatatttgattttattagtaattttatctaattatatttattatggaataaatgtaaaatgTGTAGGTGCCATAATCAATTTGGTTGGTATTTGGGTCTTTGTGAAGTATTGTTCTGACCAGAATGAGAAGTTCATTTTGAGTGTTTCGTCCAAGATCAGCTTTGTTCTTTGTCTTATTTTACttgttttatatttcattttaaccTCAACTACGTTTCTCACTGTAGTTGGACTAATCGGAGGTACTTATTTAGTGCAGACTATCTGCTACTACTTACTCA GTTCGCTGTTGGCGATGTCATATTTATCACCACTCTTCTCATTTAAGGAGATATTGGAGTCGCGAAACACATCAACAATGCCAACTGAGATCTCCCTGGGGAACTTCATCAGCTCGTTTTTCATGTTCTGCTACGGGTTCATCATATGGGACATGCTCGTCATCGGGCCCAGCTTCCTAGGAGTCATCAGCGGACTCATACAACTCACGCTACTGTTTCTATTCCCGCACTCAGACCGTATCATCATCTCTGAGGTCGAAATACTGGAACAACCAAATAACTTCAGATCGATGCTGGCCATGGATCAAgaagtttaa
- a CDS encoding uncharacterized protein (Tap821d03.p1c.cand.24 - score = 8.46), which translates to MELLYNPLKPTDITLGDVHFGYFVPTVICGRTRSFQNDLHRFISNYCNHIFQNNFNTFLKSCLDFGLEGIGLEYKNCMFSKILVLSPKENLTDVWQILWGTWSYVFKSRVEEESEEYNVLYKVSLIYLMFYLYFSQSDFNNLPIPLSIVNSVIDTFEECLKVAELVLKKYRVTSVLNVLKYLMSQKCITFTLLDGLQFLYQNKFGSPLKPPS; encoded by the exons ATGgaattattgtataatCCTCTGAAGCCAACTGATATTACTTTGGGTGATGTTCATTTTGGTTACTTTGTTCCTACTGTGATCTGTGGAAGAACAAGGTCCTTTCAAAACGATTTACACCGTTTCATATCCAATTATTGCAACCACATCTTCCAAAACAATTTCAACACATTTCttaaa AGTTGTTTGGATTTTGGTCTGGAAGGTATTGGCTTAGAATATAAGAATTGTATGTTTTCCAAGATTTTGGTCCTTTCGCCGAAGGAAAACCTAACTGACGTCTGGCAAATTCTCTGGGGAACATGGTCAT ATGTTTTTAAGAGTCGAGTAGAGGAGGAGAGCGAGGAATATAATGTTTTATATAAAGTTTCgttgatttatttaatgttttatttgTACTTTTCGCAGTCGgatttcaataatttaccCATCCCCCTATCAATAG TTAATAGTGTAATAGATACGTTTGAGGAATGTTTAAAAGTGGCAGAACTAGTGTTAAAAAAGTATAGAGTAACTTCAGTTCTGAATGTGTTAAAGTACTTGATGAGCCAAAAGTGTATCACATTCACGCTCTTGGACGGATTGCAATTTCTATACCAAAATAAATTCGGATCTCCACTCAAGCCTCCATCATAG
- a CDS encoding uncharacterized protein (Tap821d03.p1c.cand.23 - score = 32.11;~Signal peptide predicted for TA16820 by SignalP 2.0 HMM (Signal peptide probability 0.989, signal anchor probability 0.002) with cleavage site probability 0.811 between residues 17 and 18) — protein MNLIITLFAILIHVSICLDPVDIELLQPLPEEGIVSEEVTFHGIHYQIIVPLGQYYFRTISYNNNPIFQEAQRACLKVVIVTSDHIKYIFLRIITEDGFEIIRRYSTFGLFCFLERITDCTSSITDLIAIANSWHHSLNNRGFNIPLADVPFEPVGGPDDDQGPGGGGPDDDDDDDHGPPGDVADQPPQPPGDDDADSDEHSDNGGDNGEGGAPQDPNQIVQDNNLEAGPQDDIPILIEPDHPGGQDAVQQVVEIGPPSNSPYDYPYFNGFDYLGFDPEGLNLGENELDNPALNQPILQDDLEQLLGEAVVEDDFDDPFDVNIIDVNQNNQLVPGDSEQPDSEANENGFYDFDVEN, from the coding sequence ATGAACCTTATAATTACACTTTTTGCAATACTAATACATGTGTCTATCTGTCTAGACCCAGTGGACATCGAATTACTGCAACCCCTACCTGAGGAAGGAATCGTGAGTGAAGAGGTCACATTCCATGGAATTCATTACCAAATAATAGTTCCGCTGGGACAGTACTATTTTAGAACCATCAGCTACAATAACAACCCTATTTTCCAGGAAGCACAAAGAGCATGTCTGAAAGTGGTAATTGTCACAAGCGATCATATTAAATACATTTTCCTGCGCATAATAACGGAAGATGGCtttgaaataattagaaGGTATTCAACTTTCGGGTTATTCTGCTTCCTAGAACGAATAACAGATTGCACCAGCAGCATAACAGACTTAATAGCAATAGCCAACTCCTGGCACCATTCTCTTAATAACAGGGGCTTCAACATACCATTGGCGGATGTTCCCTTCGAACCAGTTGGTGGACCAGACGATGATCAGGGCCCTGGTGGTGGAGGTCCAGATGATGACGATGATGATGATCACGGACCTCCAGGTGATGTGGCAGACCAACCTCCACAACCTCCTGGTGATGATGATGCAGATTCAGATGAGCATTCTGACAATGGTGGAGATAATGGTGAAGGCGGTGCACCTCAGGATCCTAACCAGATTGTTCAGGATAACAATTTAGAAGCAGGTCCACAGGATGATATCCCTATCTTAATTGAACCGGATCATCCAGGTGGGCAGGATGCTGTGCAACAAGTGGTTGAAATAGGTCCTCCCAGTAATTCTCCGTATGATTATCCATATTTCAACGGATTCGATTATTTAGGATTTGATCCAGAAGGTTTAAATCTGGGCGAAAATGAACTTGACAATCCGGCCCTCAATCAGCCAATATTGCAGGATGATTTGGAACAATTGTTGGGAGAAGCGGTGGTGGAGGATGATTTTGATGATCCTTTCgatgttaatattatcgATGTTAATCAGAATAATCAATTGGTTCCCGGAGATTCCGAGCAACCGGACTCTGAAGCTAATGAAAATGGCTTCTACGACTTTGATGTTGAAAACTAA
- a CDS encoding actin, putative (SMART ACTIN (SM00268) at aa 2-468, E()=2.35e-19) — protein sequence MEKPLILDFGTVSFRVGRAGDKNPTFFVPPVIGKPLMKDSKGDLCDFTGGSGQNPLEYTIFPLNPRDKHDNVIPISAITYGENGFEVNQSLLERLLDGCLGVKGMDESLQDTPVIVSEPSLHNPKFRQNFTELLFETFKVENVFLCKRSALSCYASACTSGVVVDIGGSCTNIAPVLEGYTLQDHVKEEPTGGTLIDRIFYSYLSSIGITVRPSYEYSKPPKSESNTNGVNNGVEVDTTVVKGVVGKKPVKRDDSKVLIRKLPFVHEDYYHWSALYATSVLKETCIVLNEEINVNSSGREAYCYALPDGNYLDVENSKRLCGIFCSSIFSKTEYLHNKHSVKSSNQDSIDMESVYSRKGLSTLLTDCYGELLDSEVNRVVLDQLVVSGGCTRHPAVVPILERDVEEYLRKKKLESGPRLVAVGGNEQQFSSYIGASILSSLGAFTSFCVNLADVQELGLQRALQRRCP from the exons ATGGAGAAGCCGTTGATACTAGATTTTGGTACAGTTTCGTTTAGAGTTGGACGCGCCGGAGACAAAAACCCAACGTTCTTTGTCCCTCCAGTCATAGGTAAGCCCCTGATGAAGGATTCTAAGGGCGATTTATGTGACTTTACAGGCGGTTCAGGCCAAAACCCACTTGAATACACCATCTTCCCTTTAAATCCAAGAGATAAGCACGACAATGTTATTCCAATCTCAGCCATCACATACGGAGAAAATGGTTTTGAAGTGAATCAATCA TTGTTGGAACGTTTGTTGGACGGATGTTTGGGAGTTAAGGGCATGGACGAAAGTTTGCAGGACACTCCAGTGATAGTGTCAGAGCCATCATTGCACAACCCGAAGTTCAGACAAAATTTTACCGAGTTATTGTTTGAGACTTTTAAGGTTGAGAACGTGTTTCTATGTAAAAGGTCAGCGCTATCCTGCTATGCAAGCGCCTGTACCAGCGGAGTGGTGGTTGACATTGGGGGTTCCTGCACAAACATCGCACCAGTGCTTGAGGGATACACACTCCAAGACCACGTCAAAGAGGAGCCAACGGGAGGCACTCTAATCGATCGCATTTTCTACTCATACCTTTCATCCATAGGTATCACAGTTAGACCATCATACGAATACTCCAAACCACCCAAATCTGAATCTAACACTAACGGTGTGAATAATGGTGTGGAAGTGGATACCACAGTGGTAAAGGGAGTTGTGGGAAAGAAACCCGTAAAACGTGACGATTCAAAGGTTTTGATAAGGAAATTACCATTTGTACATGAAGATTATTATCACTGGTCTGCTTTATACGCCACTTCAGTGTTGAAGGAGACTTGCATAGTGCTAAACGAGGAAATTAATGTCAACAGTAGTGGGAGAGAAGCATACTGTTACGCACTCCCAGACGGCAATTATTTAGATGTTGAAAACAGTAAACGACTTTGTGGGATTTTCTGTAGCTCAATCTTTTCTAAAACCGAATACCTACACAATAAACATAGTGTTAAATCATCAAACCAAGATTCCATAGATATGGAATCAGTATATAGTAGAAAAGGATTATCAACACTGTTAACCGACTGTTATGGTGAGTTGTTAGATTCAGAGGTGAATAGAGTAGTATTGGACCAGTTGGTGGTTAGTGGCGGGTGTACAAGGCATCCAGCTGTAGTTCCAATTTTGGAAAGGGACGTCGAGGAATATTTAAGGAAGAAGAAACTAGAGAGTGGCCCACGTCTTGTGGCTGTGGGTGGAAATGAACAACAGTTTAGCAGCTACATCGGAGCCTCAATCCTCTCTTCACTGGGCGCATTTACAAGCTTCTGTGTTAACTTGGCGGATGTGCAGGAACTAGGACTACAAAGAGCACTTCAAAGGAGATGCCCATAA
- a CDS encoding uncharacterized protein (Tap821d03.p1c.cand.22 - score = 43.92;~SMART pfam:DUF654 (PF04910) at aa 217-595, E()=9.90e-04) produces the protein MSSRQIRRLKEMLNEELEEEIRPRVIFNNKRPKFTFAQLESLCDSSSDTTSNDDSSENSDDSSENSDESEYSSDYDRIRESRSVIYLNELSKDDESSKDPSEDNQSSDDDSDWDKLLNEVTEVEMEPIDSSETVSNHFLCSPQHFFRISDMGKNKYAKSNGYSSRFWLCPTLNIKESKQLRLAASNLFEITCETIDNRDKFTLILSPTYYPKLYYYSHTTRLYSNIEFYRYQELDYISSTALDSHDLELFRTLLHSNPYHLGILIRASLINTMMNSHEDTFKNLYTASKTLQTILPHRFNLYRTAPFSNLTVPNVYLPCLGDNVVVYRILILYMISLERKGQWKTALAICKLLLAMDLPNDSSHALLHVDLYLLNKFSQDSSLILFSQNYSPINPELPPLYLFLPNFSLTLSLQVYLNMGLKNNQCNLEEIKNQLPSVLDLGCDLAALARTENPNTPYLLLIRSLLQFPLFVVNMSQRVGKSGELRNSAKKEPFSYWSSPKAKDYENVYDQLTRCYVYKCGDLWSSNNSTFLAETAKLVVKLYEDEEVRDLINRFQCEYFEFRNGIKIPEEYTNISITEFDLNNYSLPMLLDFQS, from the exons ATGTCGTCAAGGCAGATAAGAAGATTAAAAGAGATGCTAAATGAAGAGTTGGAGGAAGAAATTAGACCAAGggtaatatttaataacaaGAGACCAAAATTCACATTCGCACAACTCGAAAGTCTTTGTGATTCTAGCTCCGATACAACTTCAAATGATGATTCATCAGAAAATTCAGATGATTCATCTGAGAATTCAGACGAATCTGAGTATTCGAGTGATTATGATCGCATTCGAGAATCTAGAAGCgtaatttatttgaatGAATTGAGCAAGGACGATGAAAGTTCAAAAGATCCATCAGAAGATAATCAATCATCA GACGATGATTCAGACTGggataaattattaaatgaagtTACTGAAGTGGAAATGGAGCCTATCGACAGTTCGGAAACAGTTTCAAATCATTTCTTATGTTCACCTCAGCATTTCTTCAGAATCAGCG ATATGGGTAAGAATAAGTATGCAAAATCAAATGGCTACTCCTCGAGATTCTGGCTATGTCCCACCCTTAACATCAAGGAGTCAAAGCAGTTGAGACTTGCAGCGTCCAACCTTTTTGAAATCACATGTGAAACTATAGATAATCGTGATAAATTCACACTCATACTCTCTCCAACGTATTACCCTAAGCTATACTA TTATAGCCATACCACGAGATTGTATAGTAATATTGAATTTTATAGATATCAAGAACTGGATTATATAAGTTCAACCGCGTTGGATTCACATGATTTAGAACTTTTCCGCACACTATTACATTCAAACCCATATCATTTAGGAATTCTCATACGCGCATCTCTCATTAACACTATGATG aattcTCATGAGGATACGTTTAAGAATTTGTACACTGCTTCGAAGACACTACAGACGATATTGCCTCACCGGTTTAACCTTTATCGCACAGCACCCTTCTCAAATCTCACCGTGCCAAAT GTGTATTTACCGTGTTTGGGAGATAACGTGGTGGTATACCGTATACTAATATTGTATATGATATCGCTGGAGAGGAAGGGACAGTGGAAAACAGCACTGGCAATATGTAAGCTTCTGTTGGCAATGGATTTACCAAATGACTCGTCCCACGCACTTTTGCACGTTGATTTGTACCTTCTGAACAAATTTTCTCAAGACTCATCCCTTATACTCTTCTCACAGAATTACAGCCCTATTAACCCTGAATTGCCTCCGTTGTACTTGTTTCTGCCCAATTTCTCACTAACACTGTCCTTGCAAGTGTACTTGAACATGGGTCTTAAGAATAACCAATGCAACCTGGAAGAGATTAAGAATCAGTTACCAAGTGTTTTAGATCTAGGTTGTGATCTGGCAGCATTAGCTAGGACTGAAAACCCTAATACGCCATATCTGTTACTGATAAGATCACTACTCCAGTTCCCTTTATTCGTAGTTAATATGAGCCAAAGGGTTGGAAAATCTGGGGAATTGAGGAATTCTGCTAAGAAGGAGCCGTTCAGTTATTGGAGCTCACCAAAGGCTAAGGACTATGAAAACGTTTATGATCAGCTAACTCGCTGTTATGTGTACAAGTGCGGAGACCTGTGGAGCTCCAACAACTCAACATTTTTGGCAGAAACCGCCAAACTAGTAGTCAAATTGTACGAGGATGAAGAGGTAAGGGATTTGATTAACCGGTTCCAGTGCGAGTATTTCGAGTTCAGAAATGGAATTAAAATCCCAGAGGAGTACACAAACATCTCAATAACTGAGTTCGACCTAAACAACTACTCACTGCCAATGCTACTCGACTTCCAAAGCTAA